aaggttgtaaaagacgcgagttGGGGACGCATCGGCCATGCCTAAAAACGACGTGTCGGACGCAACGGTCGTTGACTAACGTTGACattttaaaatagttttattaaatatatatttatatatgatattatatagatcgaatcttaaaatataaactatatttacaataaGCATGGacaattaacaattattaacaatattacaaaaaaaaatataaaaaaattgaccgactttgactgactttgaccgactCTTTCCGAATTTGACCGACTTTTTTCGACTTTGACCGAATTTTTACCTTTGACCGAATTTTTAGCAACGGTGCATCGGTCATGCCTTAAAGACGACGCGTcagccaagtcggccgacttttgcaaCGCTGCCTATTACTAAAAAATTTACGGATTAATCTTCAAATTTTAACCCGTATACATTGCAACCTCCTTGATCCTTATGACTCTCAAACTCTTAACTCTATACTTAAAAAACCCAACCATTAAACCAAGTTGTAAAATGGAAAAAGACTACCACAAATAATTTAATCAAGAACAGATTAAATTTGTGTTCATCATACACAATTTTAGCAGGTTTCAAAATGGATCACACATTGTGTTAATAAAGTCGCAAGCCGTAAAACGTAAAGGCAAACACTTCAACATCAAATTGAGCAACATAGATTCAAATTCAAATCACATACACAATCGTTTTCTAAAATCAAATCCATAAATCAATTACACAAGCaatcatcatcatattcatattaaacatTCAAAATCAAACATAAAAACTACCTTACAAACAATCAATTCTGATTCCCATTAATCAAAATCCTCCCAATTTCATAACTCAAAAACGCATCAACACACGCATACTGCACTTGAGCCGGAACTAACCACGGATTATCCCACCGACTCATCGTAACCCCTTTCGGCTTATTAACCTGTTTCCCCAAAACCCTAACACACAAATCCTTAATCCCAGCGTTCTTCAACTCCTTCAAACCGTACACGTCAGCAGCCAACGTCCTCACATCCACCGTTTTCGCAACCACAAGATTATAATCCAAGATCAACTTCTCAACATCACTTTCAATTCCAACACCTACAAACGTGTAATTAGGATTATTGAGAAAATTAGTTAGTGATTGTGGAACGGTGGGTGAATGGATGATTTGGAAGATGAGACAACGGTTGCCGGTGCAGAGTTGGACGGTGGCGATTGGGTTTTCGGAGTTTCGAGATTGATTTGGACGCCATTCGACGTCAAGACCTATGATTTGGGGGTTGAGGTTTTGGGTGTCGGAGATCCACGTGTCGACGAATGATGGAGTGGTGGTGAGAAGAGTGGAGATGGTGGTGTCGAAGAATGTGACGTCGTAGAGGTTGTGTGTGTCGTCGGGGAGTTCGTGATCGACGATGGTGATTGTCATAATTTGTGGTGGCGCGTGGATTGGCGCGTAGTTGAAGAGAAGGTAAAGTTTGTTGAACTAAGGAGAATTTTAGAGACCGGTAAAAAGAACTTGATTGAATGATTGAGCCTTCTCGTTTATATTCTTTTACTCCGTACCATATAATGATTGGCCCTTTACAATTTTCAATTGATATTGTAAAATTATTTTTCCTTTATCACTTAATATatactctatttttttttttacttagagTGTGTTTGGCATACAAGTTTATGGGAGCTTATTGGAGCTTGAGCTTATTATTTTAATAAGTTCCATGTCATAAGCTTTGTTTgatagacataaaaagtagagcttatgaaaataataagctctgaaaaaataagctacttgtagtagcttatgaaaaaaatagagcttatgaactgaaaaataagttccagctagtttaccaaacacttataaaaaaataataaactccaGCTACCAGttttaaaaataagctccagctccagctctaacccataagctccagctccagttaTAAGCTCcggctccagctagtttcatccaaacacacccttaatATAAAAATTAGTTTATTTATATGAGACGTAGATAAAGAGACTCATTCTCAAACAAAGATATATGAAAACAATACTTAATACAAAATTAAAAGTAAGCGACTTCTTAGCTGGATAAGTCTTtctttattatgatttttattttttgggAAAAAATAGAAACTTGTGTAAAAGAGATGAACTTTCATTCAAAAAACATGAAAGAAATCTGAAAACAAAACAAGTACAAATTATGACACACCTTCCAGAAAAGCAAACAACCAAGCAAAACTAACACAAACTAAAACTGCATACACCGGTCTTAACCCGAACGCTAAAATTTTTATTTACGCACTCTAATTGAATTATCCCCAAATATATATGATAATTTTTTACACTTTAAAGTGTGTTGTTAGTAAAGTTCAAATACAAAACTTTTTGTTAGCATATCAGAACTAAAACATCTAGGTAATATCATATTGGACTTTTTATAATAAATTTACATCCTTTTTTATCATATGGCGAACTAGTGCACTCACAGGCAAGAATCAATCTTTCATTTCTTGGAACATTTTGTCATAATACCTTGTCTTCAAAAATCCATTTTCACATCCACATGTGCAATCTGCATTGTCCGCAAGTCAGAAAAACATTCTTTCTTGTGATTCAGTAACCTTAATAATCAACCGAAATCCATTTTCACATCCACATGTGCAATCTTCCATACTTGATGCGAAGACGAATTCAATTAAACAAGTTGTAAATGGGAATAAATAGCATAGTGAAAAACAAATTAACCAAGTGACTAGATAACTTGTTCTGTTCTCTATCATATGCTGATCAAGCTTGTAGTAGAGTCGAATATGATTAGGATGTTTTGTTTTCAGGTAAATGCATCAAATTGTTTTCGAGCATGAACAATAAAAAAGAGTAGTAGCATTAACTTACACTACAATGTCAAGAATTCCTTTTCATTAAGCgcaaataattaaaattaataatgcaTATGCAATAAACTCATTAAACAAATTAAAGCTCCTTCACATAGGAACATTATTTAGATTGCTCGCGATTTTATGATGTCGATGCTCATCTCACTAGGGTCTGTTGCTTGCAACTCAACTTGGATTCCGTCAAGCTCTCTCTTGAATCTGTCCTTCGAGCTTGCATACACCATCTTCATTCTCACCTTAGATGTATCCGGTGACCTATTTTATTTCAGATCGTCATAACTAGAttatcatcattaatcaaaaaacaTCATCAACAACAACGAAAATATCAACAATACCCAAACCCGCACACAGGGTATGGGTAGGTAAAGAAAGTTATCCCTTAACTAAAGGTAAAGAATGTGCTTCCGAAATCTGTTTACTTTCCATATAATGATCTGTTTCTATAGTTCTTAATTCAGTAAGTAAAATTGTTGTTTATTTGTCACTTAATCTGTCACTTACTCTGAAAATTAGTCTGTACATAGAATCGGACACCACTTCTCATTAAGAGGAAAATGGAAACAGaagcaaataaataaataaaaaaaaaaaaaaaaaagtaaacagccCATAATCAGGaaacatatctatattaaaacaATTATGACTTTAAAATGATATAATCAAGATTAAAAGGGAAGAAATGATATCATTACCAGGCAATGAAAAAGATTTTGCTTTTCTGGCAATTTTCATCAGTAGTGAAATCAAAATCGAAGACAGCATAGCGGCATTCATCAGCAGGAAGAGCATTTGTGAAATCGGTGTAGGTTTCATCAGGACCGCCGATCTTATCAATAGTCACCTGCTGGTCTTCGATTTTGTAGGTAATGTATCGATAGTTACGTTTTGATTTTAACTCCAGAAACTTCAGCTTGCATTCGTCATTTACAGCCATTCCAGACGCCGCGTTCGCCTACCCCAAtcagaagtaaaaaaaaataaaaaattaataaaacaaAATCTACACACTAATTATGCATGAAGAAcaaacattttttttcttttttcttaatCATGATCAAAATGAATATGGTATGATCATCATGCATTAACAAACACATGAACACATCATGTTTAACATTAATCTCATTAACATATATCTTAGGCGATTCAAGGACTAATATCGTTATAAATCAGAACCAATATCAAAAGTATTTCATATGGTATGATCATAtaagtaacaacaataataatcaaaaaACTATTGAGATCAAATGAAACTGATGAATACATCATATCATACATACCATGATTGGTGGTGTAATTGGATGCTAATGTATAAAAAATAAAAGTGTAATTGTAAAAAGAGGAAGATATGGAAGAATTAGAGAGATCCTTGAAATAAGGAAAAAAAATGAAACTAAAAATATTTCTGGTGAGGGAGGGGAATAAGAGGTTATAAGGATTGAGAAATTTTCTTTCAGCCTCTTATGCATCACCTTCCGATTTTAttgttttcttttcctttctattaAACAATAAAACCACAAATACTTTATTTGTTATTTAaagataataaatataaatacaagtaatAAAATTTGAACAAAAGGTTAGTTCATTATCTGGTTGGTCCTTTTTGGTAATGGTTATACTGGACCTTATGGTGTTATACTGGAATTACTATCTTTAGCAATTCGTTATACTATATGTTTCAAAATTTGACAATTTGATGAATATCCCTATTTTTTAAATATATTTGCAGTCACTTAATTGAACCCAAGATTTCATATTCTACAACTCATTTTATCTTTGTAGAACAAGAGCACAAGATATAAAAAagcaaaaaactaaaaaaaaaacactGTTATTCCAATTTCATTTGCTGCTGCATAACAGATCAAAAGAATGAGATATAGTTTTTCAATTTAACCAAACAACTTGTAATATTACACATGTAATGTTTTCACCATATCCATTGTATGCGGTGCAACTTCAGATGTAATTTAAGCTCCAAACTTGGGGACTTTAGCAGTCGAGATACGCGTAAGGAAGTGTTCTGCTACAATCCTCCTTTGAATCTTTCCTGTAGCTGTTTTTGGAACAGAATCAGTGATGAACACCTTCTTAGGAACCTTAAAAGCAGCAAGATTCTTCTTGCAGAATCTCGAAACTTCTTCCTCGTCAAGATTCGATCCTTCTCTTGGTATCACAGCACAGTTTATCTTCAATACACGCATCTCAATTCGATTAGATACAAATTACAATGCAATGTATCACATACAATTTTAATGTCCAATGTAAACAAGCAAAGATGCCAATTTTTTTTTAACTTGATTTATTAGGGCGTCAATGTAAACCACAAAAACCGCTATGCATAAAACATGGTACAATATAAACAACACATACAGGGTCCATAAGGTGCAATGTAATATATATGTGGTGTACACAACTACATATAATCTTATTTTCAACGTGCATTTGATAATTATTATAAAGAGGCTGTAACTACACTTTTAACAACCACGTAAAGGATAAAAAGATCACTAATTGACTATTCTCTTTCAAAGTTCAAAAGTTTCTCAAATATGTAAAATTACTAATATAGATAAGTGATGTTTTAACCATATGCCAGTTATGATATTGCGACAACAAAAGATCGATGTTCATGTCTAAGTTCAAAACTCGATGATATGATCATATTAAGTATAACAAATAAAAGTCAACATTTTGGTGTGTAGTACCTCTTCGCCATATTTGTCATCGGGCACACCGAAGCATACGGCTTGGGCCACATCAGGGTGCGACAATAGAACTGCATCCACCTCAATAGGTGATATCTTCTCACcttcaataaaaaaaaatagaagatTTAAAAAGTTGATCACACCAGATACTAATTCTTTATTGAACAGACATTCACTACTAACTAGTAAGAAACATAAAAAACTAATACTCCGTACAACTTCGTTATTATTCAATTATAATTATCAAGCGAATCAGCATAACATATCATACTTAGGTcccgtttggctcacggaatccaaTGGATTCGGgaggaattggaattgaatttagtTCAAATTCTGCCGATATCCCATTGAATTTCATAAGCCAAACAGGGCCTAAGTGATCTACTACTTTATAACAGAGTATTACAAAGCTAACAACAAAATGGCACATGTTATAGCCATCGATTactttattatttttcttttctcAAACAAGAGTTTGGCAGCTTTGTAGGGTAGTCGACAAAGATTAGCCAGCTCGCAAAGTAAGTTGAATACACAGCCATACTAAAAAATAATTTAGAAACGAGATCTGGAAGTATATAACATGGCAGATTTTAAGGTCCTTTTTTAAGGTGTCTACTTCTACAAGGCCCCACGTTACCAAAATTTGCGTATAGTACTGTAGTAGCTTTACTCATAAAAGACAAAAATAACAAATATGGAGTTTCTTAATTGTCACGCATATACACATACAGACCCAACCAAACATATTTGGCAATTGGTGATCCTTTAAAAGCACTCTAGTGCGTGGAATGTTACAATTATAATATTAAGTCATATACTAAAATCCTTTAATAGAGTCCCACAAGTTATATTATACTCGTACTATAGAAATAATCCACAATTCATGAGAAAAAAGTACATAGGACCAAAGGTCCTACAAACTTTTTTGTATAAGATCTAATTTCGAAACTTCCATAGTTTTGGTTATTGTACATAATACAGTTCAAGATATAGGGTAATTTTAcgtgatgaacaaaaactaaatgaacAGAAGTATATAAAGATATACCTCCTCGGTTGATCAATTCTTTGATCCGGCCAACAAGATGCAAGTATCCATCAGAGTCGAAAAAACCGATATCACCCGTATGAAACCACCCGAACAAAAACGCCGATTTATTAGCTTCCGGGTTATTCTTATACCCACTTGTAACATTCGGGCCGCGAATACAAACCTCACCATTCGCTCCAGCCTTTTGCTCCACACCATTCTCGTCTAAAATCGCCATTTCTTGACCCACAGGCTTCCCAACCGACCCGGGAACATGTGGCCCGTTTTCAGGCAACGGGTTAGACGACATAAGATGCGTCGCTTCAGTCATCGCATAAGCTTCCAAAACCGGAGCCCCAAACGCCTCCTCAAGCCGAGCCATAATGCTCGGGGCAAGCGAGGCGCTACAGCTCCGAATGAACCGCAGGTTCGGGTAAACTGGTTCAGGTTTCGTTAAATGTCGGTCTAGTATAATTTGGTGAATAGTGGGGACAGCCGTGTACCACGTGGCATTATATTTGATCATGTCTAACCAAAAAGTGGTGGCAGAGAATCTGCCGGCTGCCGGCAGAGTCACGGCAGCTCCGGCACCGAGTGAACTCAGTAACCCGGCGAGTAAACCATGAACATGGAATAACGGAAGAACAATAACGGTCGAGTCAGACTCAGTGAGTTTATAAACCGATTTAATATTGTTAACTGATGATAGTAAATTGAGTTGTGTCAACGGAACGCCTTTTGGCCGGCTAGTTGTTCCAGAAGTGTGAAGAAAAAGTGCCACGTCAGATGGTTCATTGATACTAATATTTTTCGCAGCGTCAGAATCAGAATATTCCGATTCCGATCCCGATGCTGTCGAGAGGTGTATACCTGATTCCACCTCGTGCAACGTGGCAGTCACGTGACGGATTCCGATTTTAGCGGCCGCTGATTCAGCAGCTGCGTTTCCTTCTTTCGCAGTTAGCAAAAGTTTGGATTCAGAATCCGATAAATAAAACTCGAATTCATCGGCCGTATACGCTTGATTAAGCGGCGCCGCCGTCGCTCGTACTCTAATAACCGCCAAAAACATGATCACATACTgcatttaaataaaaaaattaacaattaaTTACAGACTAATTACAATTAATTTACTTGATAATTATAATATACTGtaattaattatgtatctaaatctAATTACCTCAATGGTGTTTGGGAAGGTGAGTGCAACGACGTCGTTAGGTTTGACACCAGCTGTTACGAGAGAACTAGCAGCGTGTTCGATTAATTGGTTGAGGCGAAGGTGAGTTATATCCATTTTGCCGGAAACGGAGATTGCATGGTGATCGGGGAATTTATCGGCGATATGTTTTAGTAGTCCGGTTAaggtttccatttttttttttccccttctaaatttaaatttaaatggaAAATGAATTGGTGAGGGGGTTTATGGGATGAATAAATAGGAGAAAATGAAGAAGGGTGTAAGGTGTAAATATATAAAGAATAAGGGCGGGGCGCGAAAAACCAACGTCGATATGGGTGTTTTGGACTTTTTAGTTTGGAGAAGGTGTTAATTGGGGGAGGTTTGCCACGTTGATACGCTTTCAGTATATTAACTAGTCTACGTGGCAAAGTTCTTGAATTTTAGTATTACCgttattaatttatttaaaaaaaatataataataaaaaaaaattataacaacATTTAGATGTTAAGGCCCCGTTTGGTCACGGAATTCAATGAGATTCCagcggaattggaattgaattttgACACACGTCGTgtttaaattcaattccaattccgtcAGAATTCCATTGGATTTCGTTACCCAAACGGGGCCTTAGAATATCTATTCAGATGTTGAGAATTTCTCAAGATAAGTCTCGCGATATAACAGACTTGGCCATAGGTTGCATTTGATTTTAAACTGGCGATTATTTAATTTTACAAGTTTTTTATGTACATTAACGATAGTTAGAACTTATAAGAGGAGTTATTAAAAAAATCTACTAAAAATGTCATTACCTTTATCATAAATTGATGTAACTATAATTTAGAAAACGGAAGACTGTAGCAAATGGTTTACCATAACTCCATAAGTCCTTAAGAGACACTCCAACCAAATCATTAAGTTTATTGGTTATATAATTCAAAATCATTTTCATTGATTCATTTCCATGTAAAAAAGAAAAATACAATTTGCCTTTCTCTCGACAATTATTTCTATCCCATTCTGAAGCCAAGTAGCGAATGGGAACCCCACACTGTAATCGCTTTCCAAACGCGAATGCCAACAGATAATAAAATAgtattagttaattattataacattaatgtatgtatataaataacaCATAAATGAATAATACGTGAAAATATTGACAAACGGCTCGATGAAATACATCATGCATCATTAACATTATACGTGTTGGGGTTGGGGTTCGGCTTGCGGCTTACCCGGTGGTTTACTCGCTGCGTTGGGGCCAATGTGCCTGCTTCGTAGTTGGGGTTCCAccgttaacaaaaaaaaaaaacattatacgTGTTACTTTAGAAGTTAATTTTGCATAAACAAAAATTGGCATAATTAGTAGCACACAACACACAATTAGTCAACGTTGATCAACATCTATCTTGACCCCTTCTCTACCCCGTCTCGACCATTTTTTCCGTTGTTGACCGTTTTTCCCATATGTTTACCGTTGTTTAATCATTGACCGATTTTACCCTTTTTTATTCGTTACGACGGTACACTAGTAAATCCGTTGCAACGACTGTCGCGatcgttttttacaacactgcttgTGGCTGGtagctttttatatgtatttaggtgTTTGACAGAGTAGCTGAAAGTGTTAAAATAAATAGTAAAATGGCAAAAGGCTACGAGCATTTTCTCAAACGCTATTTCGATTAGCTTTTAGCTTTTTTCTTAATCTAAAAGTtttaatcttttttaaacaaacgaaGTTTTCTATTAGTtaagagtttttttttttacataaaaggtggaagATAAAAGCTCCTAAAAGCTCTAAAAAAGCTTTCAACTAAAAAGGAATAAGAGTATGTTTGGCAAACTAGATGGTAAATGGAGCTTGAAGATGATAGATGTTAGCTGGAGCTCGAAGTTGATAGCTGAAATTTGGAAGCTGATAGTTAATAGCTGAAGTTTTTTAGATATATTTAGATATTTGGGAAACCAGCTGGAGCTGTTAATAAAATGATTATATGATAAAAATGGAAATGAGTGAAAAAAACACTTAAGCCTTTTCTACGtagtaaatatatttaatttatatttatatttatattctatattacaaaaaataaaataaaaaataggtcATAGAAATTACTTGCATAAAAGTTCCGAATGACATTAAAAAAAATTAACGCATTTTTTATTTCTTTGTCTAACACATCTATTAAATAAATTAGCTCTAATATGAGATATTTTTGTAGGTAGGTGTGTGGGTTGGCAGTGGCGAAACCAGGATATTTCTTTACTGAgggcgaaatttttttaaaaaatgttCGCATTCATTGTAAAAACATTTATTCCATGCTTTCATGAAAATACAACATTTTTGGTCGAATTTTTGAGTTGAGGATAAAATATTGACATTTTTTTGACAAAATATAAAATTTTGGGTCAATGGCTTTTTAGGTTGGGAGACAAAATTTAAAAACTCTTGgacaaaatataataaaaatataataagacGCTTTTGCAAAATATTTGAAACGCTTATGGATTAaaaacaaatataatataataataaataaatataaaaatgatgatGAGTCACATTACTTTGAATTACAATATGCATGACTTTGATTTATACAAACTTGCTAAAGCTTACAGTATACTCTTAGATGTAAACAAATAAGAAAAATGTCTAAACGTGGAGGTCTAAACGTGGAGATCTAAACAAATAATTTTGCCATATGAAAATGGAGGTCTAAATGTGGGGTTCCTCTTTACTAAAAACATTTCACTACTATGCAAATGGTGGTGGCGCTTTAAAAACGAACATAATGCTCTCTGGGTTAAAATCATAAAAAGTATTTACGGgtcgtcggggggggggggggggggggggggggggggggtgggggtgGTTGGGGTTGGATACTAATGTTTCATGCAGGAATATTTCAGGTCGCACTATTTGGAAAGAGATCATTAAAGCCGGGAAAGTCGCAGACAAACTAGGCACCTTCTTTACATCTTCGATTTCAAAACGTATCGCAAACGGCACATCGATTAGTTTCTGGCACGACATATGGATCAGATCTGAAAGGCTCAAAACACTATTTCATAGATTATTCATGTTGGAATCTCATAAAGACGCAATGCCGACAGAATTTTAAATGTCAACTCGATTTCAATCGGAAATTGGGAGTGGTCCCGTTCACCTGGTGGTCGGGCATTAGATGAACTTACGGAACTCAATAATCTAATTTCATCCGTAAGTATTACGGATCGCCCTGACTCATGGAAATTCTCCCTTGACACATCCGGCACCTTCACTACATCGTCATTATCGAAGTTAATTAACAACCTAAAATATGGCATCCACTCTCGAAACATACTACTACCCCGCAACAAATTCGTCCCACAAAAGGTTTTCATATTCTCATGGAGAGTCATCCAACTAAAAATCCCGGTTAGAAGTGAACTAGATAAAAAAGGAATTGATCTACACACCATCTTATGTCCCTTATGCGACCACCATATCGAAACCATTGATCACGTTTTAGTTAATTGTCA
This genomic window from Rutidosis leptorrhynchoides isolate AG116_Rl617_1_P2 chromosome 2, CSIRO_AGI_Rlap_v1, whole genome shotgun sequence contains:
- the LOC139892980 gene encoding oxalate--CoA ligase-like, giving the protein METLTGLLKHIADKFPDHHAISVSGKMDITHLRLNQLIEHAASSLVTAGVKPNDVVALTFPNTIEYVIMFLAVIRVRATAAPLNQAYTADEFEFYLSDSESKLLLTAKEGNAAAESAAAKIGIRHVTATLHEVESGIHLSTASGSESEYSDSDAAKNISINEPSDVALFLHTSGTTSRPKGVPLTQLNLLSSVNNIKSVYKLTESDSTVIVLPLFHVHGLLAGLLSSLGAGAAVTLPAAGRFSATTFWLDMIKYNATWYTAVPTIHQIILDRHLTKPEPVYPNLRFIRSCSASLAPSIMARLEEAFGAPVLEAYAMTEATHLMSSNPLPENGPHVPGSVGKPVGQEMAILDENGVEQKAGANGEVCIRGPNVTSGYKNNPEANKSAFLFGWFHTGDIGFFDSDGYLHLVGRIKELINRGGEKISPIEVDAVLLSHPDVAQAVCFGVPDDKYGEEINCAVIPREGSNLDEEEVSRFCKKNLAAFKVPKKVFITDSVPKTATGKIQRRIVAEHFLTRISTAKVPKFGA
- the LOC139892979 gene encoding 3'-5' exonuclease-like, which codes for MTITIVDHELPDDTHNLYDVTFFDTTISTLLTTTPSFVDTWISDTQNLNPQIIGLDVEWRPNQSRNSENPIATVQLCTGNRCLIFQIIHSPTVPQSLTNFLNNPNYTFVGVGIESDVEKLILDYNLVVAKTVDVRTLAADVYGLKELKNAGIKDLCVRVLGKQVNKPKGVTMSRWDNPWLVPAQVQYACVDAFLSYEIGRILINGNQN